Within Mongoliitalea daihaiensis, the genomic segment AGCTAATAAACACACAAAGTAGAGAGAAAGTCGCAATCAAATCCAATAACCGAATATTTTTTACCCAAACCCAGTATGAAAATAGGCATTATTAGAGAAGGAAAAATTCCCCCAGATAAAAGAGTTCCACTGACCCCTAAGCAAATAGCGGCCTTACAACAGAGCTTTGTAGGAAAACTTTCCTTTGAGGTGGAAAGCAGTTCTATCAGGTGTTATCATGATCAAGAGTATGTGGATGCCGGTGTTGCAGTGGTAGACGATATTAGTTCCTGTGACTTGCTGATGGGGATTAAAGAAGTGCCTGTTCCACAATTGATCTCCAATAAGCGATATATTTTTTTTTCGCATACCATCAAAAAGCAGGCATCCAACCGGAAGCTCCTTCAAGCAATACTAGAAAAAGGGATTAGTTTGATGGACTATGAGATTTTGGTAGATGATCAAGGAAACCGTACCGTTGCTTTTGGCAAATGGGCTGGAATTGTTGGAGCTTACAATGGTTTATGGACCTACGGAAAAAAATCAGGACTCTATGATCTAAAACGTGCGTTTGAGTGCTTTGATGTACAAGAATTGCACGAAGAGCTCAAAAAGGTACAACTTCCACCAATTAAAATAGTGGTGACTGGTTCAGGGAAAGTAGGTCAAGGAGTAGTGCAAATTTTGGAGCAGATCGGCCTAAGAAAAGTTTCTACTTCTGATTTTCTCCATACCTATTTCGATGAAGCAGTTTATACAGTTTTAGGAACAGCGGATTATAACCGAAGAAAAACAGATGGAGGATTCGACAGACAAGAGTTTTATGCTCGGCCAGAAATTTATGAAAGTCATTTTTTAAAATATGCTGAGGTGAGTGATATCTTTATAGCTGCTGCCTATTGGGATAGGCGGGCACCTCGACTATTCGAACTAAAGGACATTCAATCTGAAGATTTTAACATTTCAGTCATAGCAGACATCACCTGCGATGTGGATGGGAGTGTTCCCACTACTGTTCATCCAAGCAGCATGGCAGACCCCGTGTATGATATAGATAGGGCTACGTTGGCAGAGATTCCCGCGTTTGGTAAGCAGACAAGTATATCCGTTATGGCCATAGATAATTTACCTACAGAATTACCAAGAGATGCCTCCGAGGATTTTGGGAATCAACTCATCCGTCATGTTATTCCTGAGCTGTTCAAGTCTCCGTCAAAAGTGCTTGACAAAGCTAGTATAACAAAAGAGGGTGACTTGACGATTGAGTACATTTATTTAAAAGATTTTGTAGAAGGAAATGAATAATAAAATTATGAAAAACCTAAACCGATATATAGAGCAAACGGTCTTACGCGCCACACTCGTAGATGCAGACATTGAACAATTGGTAGCCGAAGCAAAAAAACATGCGTTTGTAGGAATCTGTGTTCCTCCTTTTTGGGTGAAAAAAGCTAAAAGGGAAATTGGAGATGCGCCTATCCAATTAGTAACCGTAGTTGGATTTCCTTTAGGCTATAATATGACTGAAACCAAGGTTTTCGAAACAGAGCTTGCTATTAAAAATGGAGCAGATGAGATCGACATTGTGTGGTCATTAACGGCCTTCAAAGCTGGGATGAATTGGCCAAAAATTGAATTGGCTAAAGTTGCCCAGCTTTGTCATGAACATGAACGGATTTTGAAAGTGATTATTGAAACGGCCTATTTGAGTGATGAGGAAATTATTCAAGCATGTAAAATTTGTGCGGAAGCTGGTGTTGACTTTGTCAAGACCTCTACAGGTTTTGCACCGGAAGGGGCTAAGGAAAAGTATATTAAGCTGATGAGAGAAAATCTCCCAAGCAATGTTGGGATCAAGGCTAGCGGCGGTATCAAAACCTATGAACAAGCAGTAAAATTAATTCAGGCAGGTGCGGATAGAATAGGGACGAGTTCAGGAGTACAGCTTATGGAAGCTGCACAACTGGAATAGAAGATTCAGATGTATTTTGCATCACCTGCTCTTCTTTGGGTGTATACCAACCCATATTGGTCACGCTTTCATCTTGGTTAAAATAAATCAATAAAAAAGGGATGATAAAAAAGGTAAATAGAATGTAAGCAAATCCAATGAATCGCGTCTTTACAGATTCCGTGCCTATGTAAGTTGAAATACGTACCGGAATATTGCGTAAGGGAGTAAAGGGTAAGAATATCAATGCTCCAATAATGTTGAATAAAAAGTGCATCATTGCCAATGCAATAGCGGCCTCGTTTTTATAGAGTGCTGCAATTGCTGCAGTGATGGTGGTTCCTATATTTGCTCCAATGATAAAAGGGAATGCCTTTAACAGCGACACTTTTCTATTGGCTACTGCCGGCACGATCAAAGAGGTGGTAACTGTGCTTGACTGTACCGCAGCAGTGAAGAAAACACCGTAAAAGAAAGCCCAGAAAGGTTGCTTAAAGATAAACTTGCTTACCTTATTGTAGTTTGTTGAAATATAAGATTTGAATACAGTGTCGGAGAGAAATTTGATAGCAATGAAAACCAAAACTACGCTGAACAAAAGGGTAAACACTGGAGATCCTATCAATTCTGATAGCCACAAGGACAGTGGGCGTGTAAATACCACATTGTAAGCGTAATCAGATGCGTATTTTGTGTTGTTTTCAAATAAAGCATGTGTCAGAAATGATGCTGCCGAACTTAGAAAGCCAAAATATACTTCTAATGGGAAAAGAATTAAGACAGTCAAAATATTGAAAACATCATGAAGCACACCTGCTGAAAGAGCCTTTTTAAATTCATTCTTTTTCATAATGTATGAAAAAGCAACCAAGGTACTAGTGATAGTTGTTCCTATGTTTGCACCCATTACCATGGGCACTGCCTGTTGTAAACTAATGCTTCCCGAGGCTACTACTGCTACAATCATGGCAGTGACGGTGGAGCTGCTTTGGACCATAGCTGTTATCAGCAAGCCCACAAAAAGACCAACAAAAGGATTATTGGTAGCTTGAAAAATTTCATTCGCTAAGTCAGAATTTAACTTAGTCATGGAAACAGAAAGCATATCGATCGAAAAAATAAAAAGCAATAAGCCTAAAAATAGGATACCTATTTTAAAAACTTTACTTCGTACAGATTCTGTTCCGACTGAATGGGACATGTATGTGGTAGGCGCCTTCGCCTCAAGGATGTGTAAATTGAACGCAAAATAAATACCTATGGATTTAACAGGCGGACTTTTCATGTGAAGATTTTGTTAACATTAGCGTAGGTACGCCCACTGTATTGGCCAAATTCTTTAGAATGAAAGGCTAAATCTTTGATTTTGACCGATTAGAATTCATGGGTTAAACTTTGATTGGAACTGGTCTAGAAAAAGATTATGCATTACTTAACAATAAATTAATATGCCTACCAAAGAATCTTCGCTAACTTTGCGTCGAAGTGTACCTTCTTAAGCTCAATAATGGCCAAGAAAATCGATCAAAACATTAATCAGGATGCATTATCTAAAGTGTCCTACTCACTTTTTGATTTTACCAAGCGGGAAAAGACTTTCCTCATTGTTATCTGTATTCTTGTATCTTTTGCAGGAATCATCACCCAAAATACATATGTTGCCATGTGGTTTGGATTTGCCTTAGCGGCTTATTCAGCGATTGCAAATGATAGTATTCAAACTATTGGGACGTTTATAGCTTCCAATCAGCAGCGTAAATGGTATTGGTTGTGGTTGTTTATGGGATTGATTTTTGTAGCCACCGTTACGTATAGTTGGATAGTATTTGACGGAGATGTGTCGTATCAGCGTTTGCAAGTTCCGGGATTGGACAAAGCACCTGAAAGCTTTGTGTTTTTGCAATTAGCAGCGCCAATTGTGCTCTTAGTCATGACGCGTATGCGTATGCCTGTCTCTACCACTTTCTTACTTTTAAATGTATTTACATACAAAGGTGGAACCATCATCGATGTGATGAAAAAAAGCTTTTTGGGATACCTCTTGGCTTTTGGCATTGCTATCATTGTTTGGTTTATCGTAGAACGATTCGTAAAGAGCTTTCTAAAGGGTGAAGCCAAACCCTTTTGGTACATCCTTCAATGGTTTACTTCTGGTATTTTGTGGTCTGTATGGATCATGCAGGATGCAGCTAATATTGCGGTTTTTTTACCAAGGCAATTGAATATCTATGAGTTTATTGGCTATGCTGGATTTATTTTCATTGGGCTAGGATTCTTATTTTACATGAAGGGGGATAGAATTCAGTCTATTGTCAATGAAAAAACTAGAGTTACAGATGTCCGGGCTGCTACCTTAGTAGATTTCGTATATGCTATTATCTTATTCTACTTCAAGATGGCAAGCAATATCCCGATGAGTACCACTTGGGTGTTTATAGGTTTGTTGGGTGGTAGAGAGTTAGCCATTGCTTATGCCAAATCTCCCAAGTTGAAAAAAAGGAAAGCGAGAATCTTCAGAGCGTATACCTTAGCTAGAAAAGATATTTTAAAGGCTTCTCTTGGATTGTTGGTATCGTTAATCCTGACACTGATCATCAACGAAGGAGTACGTAAAGAATTTATAGATTTGTTCAGATTTTAAATAAATCATCATCAAAAGGCTCTTATATTGACGGGAGCCTTTTCTATTTTTGGGTATGGAATATCAGAGTGATGAGTTTTATATGAATGAAGCTCTCAAGCAAGCAAAGATTGCTTTTGAGGAAGGAGAGATACCCGTCGGTGCTGTAATTGTATGCAGAAACAAGATCATTGCACGCGCCTACAATCAAACTGAGAAGTTAACTGATGTCACTGCCCATGCGGAGGTGTTAGCCATTACAGCGGCCTCCAATGCTTTAGGAGCAAAATACCTTACCGAGTGTAGGTTGTTTGTTACATTAGAGCCTTGTGTCATGTGTGGAGGGGCGCTTTTTTGGTCACAAATTGGTGAAATTAACTTTGCGGCAACTGACCCTAAACGGGGATATTCTCAACTAGAAAAATCCATTTTGCATCCCAAGACAAAGGTAAATTCAGGGATCTTAGCCCAAGAGTCTAAAGATTTATTGGACACTTTTTTCAAAAACTTACGGAAGTAAGCGCTTCTGATTTTTGATAAGCCAAAAATAGTAAAAGAAATGCCGGCTAAACCGGCCATTCCTCTAAGCGATAAGCACTGTCCCAAAACATCCATTCCAAGCGACTAGCCATTTCAAAGGCATTGTACATGTCTTCTTGGGTTTTTGAGCCTACTTCTGATGCCAATTCGTCTGTAATATCAATAGCCTTGTGTACAGATGCTGCAAATTCTTCACCAGCATACGTATCAATCCAATTTTTGTAAGGGTTATTTTCAATCTCGTATTGTTGATGATAAATATGATCCCCCACTTTTTTATATATCCAGAAACAAGGAAGTATAGCGGCGACTGCTACTGCTACATCCGCATACTTTGCCTCTTTTAGTAAGTAATTGGTGTAAAGCAGGCAGCTTGGACTGGGTTTTATAAGGTCTGGAATGCCAAGGGTTTTGAAATAACTTTCATGAAGTGCTCTTTCTACCACGATGGCCCCAGCTGCAAATTGGGAAAAATCCAAGATATGTTCCATTTTCTCCATCCTACCGGCAATAGTGCTCAGTGCTCTCCCAAATTCTCCCAAATAGTAAGCATCCTGCGCCATGTAAAACTTAAACTTTTCAACTGGAAGAGTGCCATTCTTCAACTCTTGATTGAAAGGCATTTCCACTATTTTGGTGTAGATGGGTGTTATTCGCTCCCAAGCTTTTTCACTCCATTTCATGAATAATCTGTTTTTCAGGGTTATAAAAATGATTTAACGGTCCGTTTCCTTGCCCAGTTTTAACGTCTTTGCCAGCTTCCAAGGCTCCTTGAATATAAACTCTAGCTTTTTCAACTGCGTTTTGAAGAGAATTGTCTTTTGCTAGTTCAGCTGCTATTGCAGAAGAAAGTGTACATCCTGTACCATGTAGATTATTGGTTTGGATATAGGTGCTTGTATAAACTTGCTCGGATTTCTGTTGTTGGTAAAGGATATCTTGAATCCTAGGGGTATGGAGATGTCCACCTTTGATCAAAACTGCATTACATTGCATAGAAAGGATATCCTTGCCTGCCTGATGCATTTTTTCCACCGAGTCAACCTTGTATCCTGTCAGTACTGCTGCTTCATCTAGGTTTGGAGTAATTAGCGTTGCCAATGGGAATAGCAATTCTTTGATAAGTGCTACGGTACCCTCGGCGATTAGTCGATCTCCTGAAGTAGCGACCATGACTGGGTCAAATACAATGGGAATATGTGGGTATTTTTTCAATGTTTTGGCAAGGATCTCCACAACTTCCGGTTGGTTGACCATGCCTATTTTGATGGCTTTGGGAGGAATGTCCTCCAGCACTGCCATCAATTGTGCTTCAATATGTGAAGCTGGAATGGGAAAAATATCCCTCACTCCTTGCGTATTTTGTGCCGTGGTAGCTGTGATGACCGTCATGCCATAGCATCCCAAAGCCGCAAAAGTTTTGAGGTCCGCCTGAATACCTGCGCCACCACCACTGTCGGAACCTGCAATGCTGAGAACGGCTATGTAATTTTTTACCATAATTGCTCTTTTAATCCCTCTTCGATTTTTTTTCGATAAGCTTCCGCTGCATGTGCAGGACTTGAAGCACTGCATATTCCCGAGACTACAGCTAAGGCATCGGCACCATGGCTGATGATAGTGGAGGCGTTTTCCAGGGTTACTCTGCCTATCGCAACCAATGATTTTGCAGTAGCTTTTCGTACATGAGCCAATCCATGTAAACCCCACTCGGTTTTGGTGTCTAACTTGGTAGGTGTGGCATAGATGGGGCTGATGCCATAATACCAAGCCTCTTCACAGTGTGGGTTCGTTAGATCTTCCATACTTTCCAGAGAAAGTCCCAAGATTTTATTATGGCCTAAGATTGATTTTACTTGGGCTATAGTGGCATCTTCCTGACCTATATGAAGCCCTTGTGCATCTACTATCTTCGCTACTTCGACTGAGTCGTTCACGATTAAAGGGACTTGAAATTTATCGCAAATAACCTTTAATTTTTCAGCTTTTCTTGCGAAGGCCTCTGTTGAAAGTGACTTTTCTCGGATTTGGACTATATCAACCCCACCTTTCAACGCCTCTTCTATTACCCAAAAAAAATCCTTTCCAAGGCACAATGCTTCATCTGTCACCAAATAGAGTCTATATGGAAATATGGATGTGGTCATCGATATTCCACAATCATTCGTTCCTCAACCATCTCCGCAGTTAGATTATATAAGGCATCATAAAAATAGAGCTGAAGAGTGCCTGGTCCTTCTGCTTTTTCAGATGCTATATCACCAGCAATTCCCATAAGTACCATAGCAGCTGTACTTGCTAAAAAGTAATCCTTCTCAAGGGCAATCATTGCTCCAGTTAACGCTGATGCTGTACAGCCCATTCCAGTTACTTTGGCCATCATAGGGTTACCGTTTTTGACTTGGGCAATGCGTGTTCCATCGATTATGTAATCAACTTGTCCTGAAATTACCACGACTGCACCCGTTTGTTGGGATAGCTGTATACCCGCATCTAACGCTTCATCCGAAGAGTTTGTGCTATCAACACCTTTGCTTTGAATGTTTACACTGGCCAAAGACATGATTTCAGAGGCATTTCCTCTAATGACATTGGGCTTGTAAGCGAGCAACTCAGTCAATAGCTCATTTCTATAAGGAGTAGCACCCGCGCCAACGGGGTCTAGCACCCAAGGTTTTTGAGTAGCATGGGCATGTGCTGCAGCCATTAGCATGCTTTCATACCAATACTCATCCAAGGTTCCTATGTTGATTACCAATGCTCCGACAATAGAGAGCATATCCTTTACCTCGGAGTGGGCATGGGCCATAATTGGGGAAGCTCCCGCAGCTAAAAGCGCATTTGCCGTATTGTTCATTACTACATAATTGGTAATACTCTGAACAAGTGGAGATTGGGTTTTTAAGTTGGAGATTAAGGCACTAATTTGTTGCATGATTTTTTTCTTTTAAAAGTGTATTACTGGGCAGAAACAAAAGGAGCAGGCAAAAGTCTAGACAGCAACGTGCACTTGTCTTTGGAATTAACTTTTTCCTTCGTCGGTATGATCCGTATCAGGTTCAAAGGGTTTGATCTCAGCCATAGTGGCACCCCTAAAGTTTCTTTGTGTTTTGATAACACCAATTAAAATAAAAATGGTTCAATGGATTGGTATTGGATTGTCGGCTTTTTTAGATCCTTTTGTAAAGGAATCGAGAAAGTCTACTCTTTTTTGGAGGAAATCGAACTTTTTAAAAGTTTGTTAAGTTGATTGTGTGTAGCTTATATAGCTTTTTAATTCCGTTTTAACCTAAACTCTACTAATTTATGGCATTTGAACTTCCAAAATTACCGTATGACTTCAATGCGCTTGAGCCGCATATAGATGCAAAGACAATGGAAATCCACCATGGTAAGCACCACAATGCTTATGTTACCAACTTAAACAATGCAATTGCCGGCACAGATATGGAAGGCAAATCTTTGGAAGAGTTGATGACAGTAGCTGGATCTAATGCAGCTGTAAGAAACAATGGCGGTGGTCATTTCAACCACACACTTTTTTGGGAAATTCTTTCTCCAACTGGTGGTGGTAATCCTTCTGGAGACCTAGCAGCTGCTATCGATGCGAAGTTTGGTTCTTTTGATGCTTTCAAAGAAGAATTCAATAAAGCTGCTGCAACAAGGTTCGGTTCAGGCTGGGCTTGGTTGTCTGTTGCGAATGGAGAATTGGTTGTGAGTTCTACTCCTAATCAAGATAATCCTTTAATGGATGTGGCCGATGTAAAAGGTACGCCAATTCTTGGATTGGATGTATGGGAGCACGCGTATTATTTGAACTATCAAAACAGAAGACCGGATTACGTAGGTGCTTTCTGGAATCTTGTGAATTGGGAAGAAGTAAGCAAAAGATTTACTGCTGCTAAATAATCTTCCTTAGAAAGAATTTTAAAGCCTTGGTATTCGTATCGAGGCTTTTTTTGTATCCAAAGCGTACAATATTTTTGTTCGATTGTGTACAGTTTTTATTGGTACAAGTTTAAAAAAGCTTGTTTTTGGCTCATAAGAGGCGTTTTGGTAGTTTGGCATCCGATTTTCTAATCTGTTGGTACAAGACAACAATCTAAACCAACAATTATTATGAATGCCTTTCAATCGATTTTCGCCACGCTACTCCTCTTTTTTTTAGGTTTGAGTAACCTAGCTGCCAGCGAGCTTTCTACCATTACAGGCAAAGTTATAGATGATAAAGGTCAGGCTATTCCTTTTGCCAATGTAGCTTTGGTGGACCATGCCACGGGGTCTTTACTGACCGGAAACATCACGAAGGATGATGGTACTTTTGAAATAGAGTCGGTCAATGCGGGAAGGATGATTCTGGTGATATCTTCCATAGGTTATGAAACATACAGATCTGATGTTTTTGATTTGGATCCAGGTGTTGTCAAGTCCTTCGAGACCATCCAAATAAAGGAAGAGACTGGTACATTGCAGGAAGTAACAGTAAAAGCCTCGAGGCCTGAAATTCTTATTGAAGCGGACAAGACCACTGTTAATGTAGAAGGTACAGTACTTGCCGAAGGGAATACAGCACTCGATGTGATAGGCCGTTCCCCAGGTGTCTATATTGATGAAAATAATACCATCAACTTGAATGGAAGACCGGGTGTGACTGTTATGATCAATGATAGACCTACGTACATGTCTTCCACGGATCTAGCGAATTTTTTGCGCTCTATGCCTGCGGATAATATCAAAAGCATTGAAATCATCAACAACCCATCTGCTCGTTTTGATGCAGAAGGTACTGCGGGTG encodes:
- a CDS encoding NAD(P)-dependent oxidoreductase, encoding MKIGIIREGKIPPDKRVPLTPKQIAALQQSFVGKLSFEVESSSIRCYHDQEYVDAGVAVVDDISSCDLLMGIKEVPVPQLISNKRYIFFSHTIKKQASNRKLLQAILEKGISLMDYEILVDDQGNRTVAFGKWAGIVGAYNGLWTYGKKSGLYDLKRAFECFDVQELHEELKKVQLPPIKIVVTGSGKVGQGVVQILEQIGLRKVSTSDFLHTYFDEAVYTVLGTADYNRRKTDGGFDRQEFYARPEIYESHFLKYAEVSDIFIAAAYWDRRAPRLFELKDIQSEDFNISVIADITCDVDGSVPTTVHPSSMADPVYDIDRATLAEIPAFGKQTSISVMAIDNLPTELPRDASEDFGNQLIRHVIPELFKSPSKVLDKASITKEGDLTIEYIYLKDFVEGNE
- the deoC gene encoding deoxyribose-phosphate aldolase codes for the protein MKNLNRYIEQTVLRATLVDADIEQLVAEAKKHAFVGICVPPFWVKKAKREIGDAPIQLVTVVGFPLGYNMTETKVFETELAIKNGADEIDIVWSLTAFKAGMNWPKIELAKVAQLCHEHERILKVIIETAYLSDEEIIQACKICAEAGVDFVKTSTGFAPEGAKEKYIKLMRENLPSNVGIKASGGIKTYEQAVKLIQAGADRIGTSSGVQLMEAAQLE
- a CDS encoding Na/Pi symporter, whose translation is MSHSVGTESVRSKVFKIGILFLGLLLFIFSIDMLSVSMTKLNSDLANEIFQATNNPFVGLFVGLLITAMVQSSSTVTAMIVAVVASGSISLQQAVPMVMGANIGTTITSTLVAFSYIMKKNEFKKALSAGVLHDVFNILTVLILFPLEVYFGFLSSAASFLTHALFENNTKYASDYAYNVVFTRPLSLWLSELIGSPVFTLLFSVVLVFIAIKFLSDTVFKSYISTNYNKVSKFIFKQPFWAFFYGVFFTAAVQSSTVTTSLIVPAVANRKVSLLKAFPFIIGANIGTTITAAIAALYKNEAAIALAMMHFLFNIIGALIFLPFTPLRNIPVRISTYIGTESVKTRFIGFAYILFTFFIIPFLLIYFNQDESVTNMGWYTPKEEQVMQNTSESSIPVVQLP
- a CDS encoding nucleoside deaminase, with amino-acid sequence MEYQSDEFYMNEALKQAKIAFEEGEIPVGAVIVCRNKIIARAYNQTEKLTDVTAHAEVLAITAASNALGAKYLTECRLFVTLEPCVMCGGALFWSQIGEINFAATDPKRGYSQLEKSILHPKTKVNSGILAQESKDLLDTFFKNLRK
- the tenA gene encoding thiaminase II codes for the protein MKWSEKAWERITPIYTKIVEMPFNQELKNGTLPVEKFKFYMAQDAYYLGEFGRALSTIAGRMEKMEHILDFSQFAAGAIVVERALHESYFKTLGIPDLIKPSPSCLLYTNYLLKEAKYADVAVAVAAILPCFWIYKKVGDHIYHQQYEIENNPYKNWIDTYAGEEFAASVHKAIDITDELASEVGSKTQEDMYNAFEMASRLEWMFWDSAYRLEEWPV
- the thiD gene encoding bifunctional hydroxymethylpyrimidine kinase/phosphomethylpyrimidine kinase: MVKNYIAVLSIAGSDSGGGAGIQADLKTFAALGCYGMTVITATTAQNTQGVRDIFPIPASHIEAQLMAVLEDIPPKAIKIGMVNQPEVVEILAKTLKKYPHIPIVFDPVMVATSGDRLIAEGTVALIKELLFPLATLITPNLDEAAVLTGYKVDSVEKMHQAGKDILSMQCNAVLIKGGHLHTPRIQDILYQQQKSEQVYTSTYIQTNNLHGTGCTLSSAIAAELAKDNSLQNAVEKARVYIQGALEAGKDVKTGQGNGPLNHFYNPEKQIIHEME
- the thiE gene encoding thiamine phosphate synthase — its product is MTTSIFPYRLYLVTDEALCLGKDFFWVIEEALKGGVDIVQIREKSLSTEAFARKAEKLKVICDKFQVPLIVNDSVEVAKIVDAQGLHIGQEDATIAQVKSILGHNKILGLSLESMEDLTNPHCEEAWYYGISPIYATPTKLDTKTEWGLHGLAHVRKATAKSLVAIGRVTLENASTIISHGADALAVVSGICSASSPAHAAEAYRKKIEEGLKEQLW
- the thiM gene encoding hydroxyethylthiazole kinase, whose amino-acid sequence is MQQISALISNLKTQSPLVQSITNYVVMNNTANALLAAGASPIMAHAHSEVKDMLSIVGALVINIGTLDEYWYESMLMAAAHAHATQKPWVLDPVGAGATPYRNELLTELLAYKPNVIRGNASEIMSLASVNIQSKGVDSTNSSDEALDAGIQLSQQTGAVVVISGQVDYIIDGTRIAQVKNGNPMMAKVTGMGCTASALTGAMIALEKDYFLASTAAMVLMGIAGDIASEKAEGPGTLQLYFYDALYNLTAEMVEERMIVEYR
- a CDS encoding superoxide dismutase; this encodes MAFELPKLPYDFNALEPHIDAKTMEIHHGKHHNAYVTNLNNAIAGTDMEGKSLEELMTVAGSNAAVRNNGGGHFNHTLFWEILSPTGGGNPSGDLAAAIDAKFGSFDAFKEEFNKAAATRFGSGWAWLSVANGELVVSSTPNQDNPLMDVADVKGTPILGLDVWEHAYYLNYQNRRPDYVGAFWNLVNWEEVSKRFTAAK